One genomic window of Dunckerocampus dactyliophorus isolate RoL2022-P2 chromosome 7, RoL_Ddac_1.1, whole genome shotgun sequence includes the following:
- the lpcat3 gene encoding lysophospholipid acyltransferase 5 isoform X1 gives MAAPWLENLSESLGSPEPAVRLIFSILIGYPFALVYRSFFFYQPPAVIHLFHTFSGLALATFNFAGSQIYHSAVCILVQFLMLRLMGRTVTAVLSSFSFQMLYLLAGYYYTATEEYDIKWTMPHCVLTLKLIGLAFDYYDGGKEPAELSSQQKSAALPSVLSLLEVCGFSYFYGGFLVGPQFTLRSYQRLVAGELSDCPGKPPNSVLPALKSLSLGFLFLIIFAIFSPHYQESYYLTDEYDAQPFWYRCVFILIWAKIILYKYVCCWLIAEGVCILTGLGYNGVRDGKHQWDACANMKVWLFETTPLFGGTIASFNINTNAWAARHVFKRLRFLGNKMLSHVSTLFFLTIWHGLHSGYILCFSMEFFIITVERQAQALVQDSPTLTKLANSSLYPLIYVIQQFIHWLFMGYALVPFCIFSYDKWLKVYTSVYFCGHVFFLVAFLIMPYLRKALVPKKERSQHKQD, from the exons ATGGCGGCTCCCTGGCTGGAGAATCTATCGGAGTCTCTGGGTTCTCCTGAGCCTGCCGTACGTCTtatattttccattttaatcG GGTATCCCTTCGCTCTGGTGTACCGAAGTTTCTTCTTCTACCAGCCGCCCGCCGTTATCCACCTGTTCCACACTTTCTCTGGACTGGCTCTCGCAACGTTTAACTTTG CAGGTTCCCAGATCTACCACTCGGCAGTATGCATCCTTGTCCAGTTCCTGATGCTGAGGCTCATGGGAAGGACGGTCACGGCTGTCTTGAGCAGCTTCAGCTTTCAGATG TTATACCTGTTGGCAGGCTATTACTACACAGCGACGGAGGAGTATGACATCAAGTGGACGATGCCTCACTGTGTCCTCACGCTGAAACTTATTG GTTTGGCATTTGATTACTATGACGGCGGGAAAGAACCA GCGGAGCTGAGTTCACAGCAGAAGAGCGCAGCCCTGCCGTCCGTGCTCTCGCTGCTGGAGGTGTGCGGTTTCTCCTACTTCTACGGGGGCTTCCTGGTGGGACCGCAGTTCACGCTGCGCAGCTACCAGAGGCTGGTGGCGGGGGAGCTCAGCGACTGCCCGGGAAAGCCTCCAAACAG CGTCTTACCAGCTCTGAAGAGCCTGTCTCTAGGTTTTCTGTTTCTGATTATATTTGCAATATTCAGCCCTCATTACCAAGAGAGCTACTACCTGACAGATGAATACGAC gctcagccattctggtatcGCTGTGTCTTCATCCTGATTTGGGCTAAAatcatattatataaatatgtcTGCTGCTGGCTCATAGCC GAGGGCGTATGCATCTTGACGGGGCTCGGCTACAACGGCGTGAGAGACGGCAAGCACCAATGGGACGCCTGTGCCAATATGAAGGTGTGGCTCTTTGAGACCACTCCGCTCTTTGGGGGAACCATCGCCTCGTTTAACATCAACACCAACGCCTGGGCCGCAAG GCACGTGTTTAAGCGGTTGAGGTTCTTGGGCAACAAGATGCTGTCCCATGTGTCCACTTTGTTCTTTCTGACCATATGGCATGGTCTACACTCGGGATACATCCTATGCTTCTCCATGGAGTTCTTCATCATCACTGTAGAGAGACAA GCCCAGGCGTTGGTGCAGGACAGTCCAACGCTCACAAAGTTGGCGAACAGCTCCCTCTACCCACTCATATACGTCATCCAGCAGTTCATCCACTGGCTCTTCATGGGCTACGCACTGGTGCCCTTCTGCATCTTTAGCTACGACAAATGGCTGAAG GTGTACACTTCGGTCTACTTCTGTGGTCACGTCTTCTTCCTCGTAGCCTTTTTAATCATGCCATACCTGCGAAAGGCACTGGTTCCCAAGAAGGAACGCAGCCAGCACAAGCAGGATTAA
- the lpcat3 gene encoding lysophospholipid acyltransferase 5 isoform X2, producing MAAPWLENLSESLGSPEPAVRLIFSILIGYPFALVYRSFFFYQPPAVIHLFHTFSGLALATFNFGSQIYHSAVCILVQFLMLRLMGRTVTAVLSSFSFQMLYLLAGYYYTATEEYDIKWTMPHCVLTLKLIGLAFDYYDGGKEPAELSSQQKSAALPSVLSLLEVCGFSYFYGGFLVGPQFTLRSYQRLVAGELSDCPGKPPNSVLPALKSLSLGFLFLIIFAIFSPHYQESYYLTDEYDAQPFWYRCVFILIWAKIILYKYVCCWLIAEGVCILTGLGYNGVRDGKHQWDACANMKVWLFETTPLFGGTIASFNINTNAWAARHVFKRLRFLGNKMLSHVSTLFFLTIWHGLHSGYILCFSMEFFIITVERQAQALVQDSPTLTKLANSSLYPLIYVIQQFIHWLFMGYALVPFCIFSYDKWLKVYTSVYFCGHVFFLVAFLIMPYLRKALVPKKERSQHKQD from the exons ATGGCGGCTCCCTGGCTGGAGAATCTATCGGAGTCTCTGGGTTCTCCTGAGCCTGCCGTACGTCTtatattttccattttaatcG GGTATCCCTTCGCTCTGGTGTACCGAAGTTTCTTCTTCTACCAGCCGCCCGCCGTTATCCACCTGTTCCACACTTTCTCTGGACTGGCTCTCGCAACGTTTAACTTTG GTTCCCAGATCTACCACTCGGCAGTATGCATCCTTGTCCAGTTCCTGATGCTGAGGCTCATGGGAAGGACGGTCACGGCTGTCTTGAGCAGCTTCAGCTTTCAGATG TTATACCTGTTGGCAGGCTATTACTACACAGCGACGGAGGAGTATGACATCAAGTGGACGATGCCTCACTGTGTCCTCACGCTGAAACTTATTG GTTTGGCATTTGATTACTATGACGGCGGGAAAGAACCA GCGGAGCTGAGTTCACAGCAGAAGAGCGCAGCCCTGCCGTCCGTGCTCTCGCTGCTGGAGGTGTGCGGTTTCTCCTACTTCTACGGGGGCTTCCTGGTGGGACCGCAGTTCACGCTGCGCAGCTACCAGAGGCTGGTGGCGGGGGAGCTCAGCGACTGCCCGGGAAAGCCTCCAAACAG CGTCTTACCAGCTCTGAAGAGCCTGTCTCTAGGTTTTCTGTTTCTGATTATATTTGCAATATTCAGCCCTCATTACCAAGAGAGCTACTACCTGACAGATGAATACGAC gctcagccattctggtatcGCTGTGTCTTCATCCTGATTTGGGCTAAAatcatattatataaatatgtcTGCTGCTGGCTCATAGCC GAGGGCGTATGCATCTTGACGGGGCTCGGCTACAACGGCGTGAGAGACGGCAAGCACCAATGGGACGCCTGTGCCAATATGAAGGTGTGGCTCTTTGAGACCACTCCGCTCTTTGGGGGAACCATCGCCTCGTTTAACATCAACACCAACGCCTGGGCCGCAAG GCACGTGTTTAAGCGGTTGAGGTTCTTGGGCAACAAGATGCTGTCCCATGTGTCCACTTTGTTCTTTCTGACCATATGGCATGGTCTACACTCGGGATACATCCTATGCTTCTCCATGGAGTTCTTCATCATCACTGTAGAGAGACAA GCCCAGGCGTTGGTGCAGGACAGTCCAACGCTCACAAAGTTGGCGAACAGCTCCCTCTACCCACTCATATACGTCATCCAGCAGTTCATCCACTGGCTCTTCATGGGCTACGCACTGGTGCCCTTCTGCATCTTTAGCTACGACAAATGGCTGAAG GTGTACACTTCGGTCTACTTCTGTGGTCACGTCTTCTTCCTCGTAGCCTTTTTAATCATGCCATACCTGCGAAAGGCACTGGTTCCCAAGAAGGAACGCAGCCAGCACAAGCAGGATTAA